The Fibrobacter sp. sequence CCCGGAGCATGGGCTGTAGAATTGGTATTGATAGAACCATCTGCATTCAAAGCAAAGAAAGTTGCGTTCGTAATGCTACTAGCAGAAATTCCAAGAGCCTCCGCAAGCTTTTCGGATTCAAATTCAACACTTGACGTTCCATAATCTTCACTGATTTGAACCGTTGCAGAAACTTCAATCTTTACCGTATCCGTTACGGCAATAGAAGAGCTGCTGGATTCGACACTAGAGGAACTATTCGGCTTCACGCTGCTAGAACTACTACCGGGAACAACAGAAGAACTAGAAGAAACGCTGGAGCTAGAGGAACCCGGCTTAATGGATTCACCAATTTCCGGCCAGTCATACTTCAGCACAAAATTATTGTAGTACTTTGTATTGGCATCGCCCGCGCCACTCAAACCTTCTTCAAGCTTAATTTTGTAATTGTAATGGTTCTTGCGAATATCTTCGTTGCCCGTGTACTGATAATCGGTATTTACAACCACAGCGAAGACCATCTGGGAACCATTCGTTGCAGAAGGAGCCTTGTCCAAACGGAGAGTTACCGCACCTTCGCCAGTAATGGGTTCACTATAAACCGGGGTGCCATCAGTAGCGCGGTAGCAAAGCAGATAATTCATATTGGTGTTATTGGAATTATTGCCCACGTTGTAGAATGAAACCTTCACCTGCTTTGCACCAGAGGAAACCTTCAGCGGAATAACGTTGGATCCAGACCAACCCGGGGTTGTTGCTTCGTCGGGAATTAAATATTCCCCGTTTGCAGCCATGGTCTGATAAGGAGTCATTTTCCAGGTATTTCGATACTGGTTGTTATCCCAATAGTACTGTTCTTCGTAGCTAGTACCCCCGAAGTTGTTATTCAGCAAATTCTTGATTTCTTCCGACCATTTCTTCATATCCAGCAAGGCCATCCTTGCACGGAATTCAGTAATGAGTCTACGGGTCGCCTCAGGACCCAAGCCTTTTTCCAAGGCATAAGTTTCAAGAAGATAGGTGGTCTTGCCGTAGGCATTTCCATAAATCCAACGTACGGAACCTGTACCGAGCCAAGTCCCCATAAAGGTGGGGAAAATGTTGCTGTACTGAGAACCACCCAAAAGATAGCGCTGATTCTTGCCAGTTACACCTTGTGCGCCCGGGCCACCAAAAGTTCCATCCACAAGCCAGCCAGAGTAACATTCAATAGGCATGAAGGGAGCAATAACTGTCGCCGCATTCAAGAAACCCATACCACTATAAACACCTTCGCGGTGGGAGAACATATCCTGCTGAATCCAGGTATTGCCCGCTTCCTGGAACCAGTGAGCTTGTTTTGCGCCAGGATAGCCGTTAGTCATGGAGTGAATTCCTTCGTGAATCATGGCATCCATCTGAGCCACACGATCACGGTAAGGACAACTGGTATTGAAACTGTAAAGCGGATAGAAAGAAGCCGCCACAGCGGTATAGCCAGCGACATAAGTTTGCCAACCACCAGTAGTATCCGACTTGGCACCACCCGCACAAGTGCCGGAGCCGTAATAATAGACAGCACTGTACTTACCTTCCTGTGCCTGGGCATCAGGGGCCCAACCCAAGGTATCATAAAGATACGTAAAATCGGTATCGTATTTCTTTAGAATACTGTCGATGGTTACATCGGTAATTCGGGCATCGCGATCCTTGCCCCAATAGAAAGCCCACCACTTGCCAGCCTTCTTACCGGTAACTCCAGAGCAGTTATTATTGAATTCCGTAGGCGGCTTAATTTCACCTAAGTTGGATTTCGTATCATAATCCAGATCAGAGCGATAAGTCGGCCATGTATAGGCATCACCATTGGCGGCGAAAGAAAATGCACTTGCAACAAGCAAGGCACCGAGTACCTTTTTTTCCATAATCCACATCCCATTTTAGGACGCCACAATAGCGTGACATCCTTACACATTCAAAATGTATTTCAATGGAGTTTGGAATACAAGATTTTGGAATATTCCAGCGTGTTAAAGTGTGTTTAAAATGTGTTACAGATTTTCACGACCGCTTTGC is a genomic window containing:
- a CDS encoding DUF4859 domain-containing protein is translated as MEKKVLGALLVASAFSFAANGDAYTWPTYRSDLDYDTKSNLGEIKPPTEFNNNCSGVTGKKAGKWWAFYWGKDRDARITDVTIDSILKKYDTDFTYLYDTLGWAPDAQAQEGKYSAVYYYGSGTCAGGAKSDTTGGWQTYVAGYTAVAASFYPLYSFNTSCPYRDRVAQMDAMIHEGIHSMTNGYPGAKQAHWFQEAGNTWIQQDMFSHREGVYSGMGFLNAATVIAPFMPIECYSGWLVDGTFGGPGAQGVTGKNQRYLLGGSQYSNIFPTFMGTWLGTGSVRWIYGNAYGKTTYLLETYALEKGLGPEATRRLITEFRARMALLDMKKWSEEIKNLLNNNFGGTSYEEQYYWDNNQYRNTWKMTPYQTMAANGEYLIPDEATTPGWSGSNVIPLKVSSGAKQVKVSFYNVGNNSNNTNMNYLLCYRATDGTPVYSEPITGEGAVTLRLDKAPSATNGSQMVFAVVVNTDYQYTGNEDIRKNHYNYKIKLEEGLSGAGDANTKYYNNFVLKYDWPEIGESIKPGSSSSSVSSSSSVVPGSSSSSVKPNSSSSVESSSSSIAVTDTVKIEVSATVQISEDYGTSSVEFESEKLAEALGISASSITNATFFALNADGSINTNSTAHAPGHWFGKNGEVVEWGENAYVFAEWNLEESKISLGHYPNRVAAGESYKFAQGFMSGSKMVVYNITVKIANDASSEGTSEIPTAIAFKNRGPAKNMSLKNRRGVLEIRYAIKQQDNVKISLYSPYGALLYQSISGVKPAGEYQEYLDLNSAGLPQGTYIVKVSTGTYREVKSVTVVK